ATTGATGGTTGAGGCGTTGAGGAAGTTAAAAGACTTCTACAGGGCGAGCGAGGTGTATCTCGAGGTCAGGGTCAGTAATGAGCCGGCTATTAGGCTCTACGAGAAGTTGGGCTTTAAGAAGGTTCAGAGAGTCAGGTTCTACTACCTAGACGGTGAAGACGCCTGGGTTATGGCTAGGGAGATCTAAGGGATTGAGGTCCACGTCGAGGTGTTTGGTGTGCTTGCTCATCACGGCTAACTGCGTGCTCCCGTAGAACTCAACGCAATCCCTACTACCTAAACTCACAAAGAGTCTTGGCTTTACATTACTGATGAATTCAGTAAGCTCCGGCAATCCTACCCTAATGTTCAGTCTATCCACAGTATCGCAGTAACCAAGAGCTGGCATGCATGAGAAAATCAACACATTACTCGAGCTCATGCTATGAAGTAATTCCGCAACTCTCGATATGCAGTAGTGCGGGTCCACGCCGTTAATTCCGGCTAGGGTGTACTGATCCAGAGTAATCACGTGTGCGTCAAGCGACCTGCCAGTAGCTCTAGTGGACTTAGCTACGTATATGTCGTCGTACTTCCCAGTAACTATGTAGAAGGGTTTCTTAAGAACCTCTTCTACATCCCTCAAGGGAATTCTAGGCCCTCCCAAGAATATGTATAGGTCTGCGTTGGCTCTGGTTAACGCGGACAACTCCTTCCTGAGTTTCACCACCCTACCGTTGAGGATCCTCAATAATATAGGCGGTCACCTGATAGAGTGCTAGACCTGCTGCAACTATGTCGGATGTAGTCCCTGGGTTTATCCCGTACCTCCTGACGTGCGCGTCCAGCGTCTCCCACACCCCATCATTGAGGTAAGGCCTTGCGAGTGATAAGTACTTAACTAGGAGGGCTGTGTTTAAGCACCTGCTCTTCAATACCAACGTGTCTACGTGTTCCTTAAGCATCTCTGCATGGACGGAGCTCACTCTTTGCAGGAGATCGCCTTCGGGAACCTCGTCCCTCAGGTACCTGCACACCTTCAGAACCCTCTTAAACCCTGTCACTATCTCATGGCTTACTAGATCCATGTGCATTGAGTCTCTCAGAACTTTCCACAAGCTGGTCTTTCTGAGTGCCCCCCGGTCCGCGCTCGTTGCTGAGGGGATGGTGCCGAAGTACTCACCCATATGGCTCATCGATGCCTTTCTCAGAGCTGTATAAAAATCCGTACACGGCTCTTTCTTCAGACCCTCTACCACGGAGGGCATGTACCTCTCAATCAGGCTTTCAACCAACCCCAACCTGCTGTCCGTCTGGCACGCTTTGACGAGAATGTAAACCAGCGGTGCGGCGAGCATTACATATCCGAAGGCTGTGTTAGTCCGGACGAGCGGGTGATTGATCGCGTTGAGGATGTACTTCCTCAAACTAGGGCCTAGTCTGAACCCCCTGTTGCCTAGTGCATCTTTAACCACTCCCTCAAGAGGTTCCTTTATTAAGTGCGGGGTGTATGCGAAACTGACTAAGCTCAACTCCTTAACGCTCTTATACCCGCTGACGGTGCTTAGTTTCGACGGGGCTAGAGCCTCTATCAGTATCGAGGTCGAGAAGATATCTACAAGCTGTTTAAGGATGTTGTAACGCCGCCGCATAGTGAACCCTTGACGTCCTTCCGGCCCCCCACTCCCGAAGATCATCTGCTGACCTTCAGGACTATGTAGATCTTATCTATCTCGTTCTCTATCTGCTCACGCCATCTCTCCCCGATCGCCACGATCGAGAACAACCCCACCGGTGTGGCACCGCTCATGCGTATCAGCTTCACTAGGGCGGATGAGGTCCTTCCGCTGTTCAGCAGATCATCAACTATTAAAACCCTATCACCGGCTTTGAGCGCGTCCGAAGGCATGAACAGGGAAACCACTGCCGGTGGGTCCCTCGCTATGTAGCTCACCTGACGGTACTCCTTAACGCCAATTTCAGGCCTCCTCCTGACTATCACCAGCTTTGAGTCAAGCACGTCCGCCGCCATAACCCCGAGAGGTATCCCGTCGACCTCGACGGTCACCACCGCATCTATGTCATAACGGTGGAACTCTTTGAAGATGACGTAGGATAAGATCTTCAAGATAGGGATCTCATCTATTATCATCGACAGGCTTATTATGTTGTCGACCTCCACAAGCCTATCCTTAAGGATCTCCTCAATCACTCGTTGATTCGTGAGCACTTCAAACAATTCAAGAGATCTTTCCTTAGTCGGGCGTATGCGTTTATTTATATACCTCCATAAGCCGGGGGCTGTTAAGCCTGTGAGGTTTTCAAGGTCTCTGTACTTAAGAATTTTCTTGTAAGCACTTAATAACTCGACCGCCATTAACCTCATATCAGTGTCCAATCAATCTCACCCTTCCATAGGACATATTTAAGAAAACCTAATATATGCAGAAACACTTTAAACAGGCAAATCCAGAGGAACAGATGGAATTACGGCTGTCTAGATCCCAGATCCCGCAGGGTTCTTTTTATAGCCCCACCTCCGCAACCAGAGCTAGATGCGCGTAGCTTCATAAAGAAGTTTGATGCCTTAATGGCGTGTTTGATTTCGAAGGAGCTTGGGAGGCTCATTTACAGATCTTTGAGTCTTTGAGTGAGAAGCATGTAAGTAGCATCCTTTTCAACTCCCGTTGAGCGCCCTCCGACTGAAGTTGGGATTGTCGGATATGGTGTTGCCAAGACACTGGAGGGTAACTACGTGCCTTCGAGAGAGGTCGTGCGCAGTGGTAGCTACTAGAGAGTGACGTAAGTTCACAGTCTAATGAGAGTTGGGGGTTAGAGGAAACCACGCTAAAACAACCTAGAACGGAGAGCGATGTGTTAAGATCTCTTGCCTACTCTGACTCAACACCCCCTACCGCCTTCTCCAGGAAGTTGGGGTCGCCTAAGTCGTTGGCTAGTCCCTGCGTTATTACCTTAAGTATTTTCGATAAGCTCTCGTTCAGGCTGATCACTTCATCAAAGACTATTAGTCTTGGTTGATCGTTTGTCGACATGACTACGAGTGATACATTGACCCCTATTTCCTCGGTGATGTAGTTCTTTATCTTCAGTAACTTCCTCATATAGGCTTTATTCATTTGAGGGGGTATCTCGGCGACTAAAGTCAGGACTTTCATCAAGCACCACGTGATATACTTGTGATTGCTTTTCCTTTTAAGGGGTGAGGAAAGTCGAGGGTGTGCAACTGTTTTAGTGTGCTAGGTTTTTGTAGGTCTCTCTAGGATGTTTAGAGCTCTTGATGCGATTAGGTATGCACTAGCAGTATGTTTATTGAGTCTATGCTTCTTCATGGTTTCTGCGTGTTCTCGTGAACTAGTTGTTCCCTTGGGGTCTACATATACTATTTTCAAACCGTAGAGTGGTGCTTTCCACAATATTCTCTCAATGATCGAGCTTCTGAACACGGCTACTTTGTAGTTGTAGTTTCTACCTCCTCTTTCACCGTTTCTAACCCAGTAGTACCTCAAGTAGCCGATTACACCTGGGTTTTCGAGAGCAACAGCTGAGGCACCGTGGTGGTAAGCATGCTTGAGAACCTCGTGTATCTTCTCTCCAATAATGCTCCAGGCTCTTTTCCTCGGGAAACCTCTGGCTAAGATCTGGGGAAACCTGACTGTGTGCATCCACACAACTTCACCATCTTTGTTCACCACCACCAGGTTCAATCTATCGGTGTTCACATCTATCCCCGCTACATTGCTTCCCAACGGTTTATCGAACCTCTTCATAATCTCTAGGTAGAGGCTGTGCTTAACATTGATCTGCAACTCGCCGTAGAGGTGCTCTAGGTCTCCGCTATAGCTCCTAATGTACACTCTAGCTGGATAGCCAATCTCTTTTCTCATAGCTCTATCAACAAGCTCCTTGAGTAGCCTGTTGTACCTCTTAGAAACTACTGGCTTAACGACTACTCTCTCGCTTCCACCGCTTGCTTTGAAAACCAGCACCTTGACCGTCTCGTAATCTGTGAACTGTATGTTCAGGTTCCCCTTAGCCCAAGGTTCTCCCTCGCTCTGGAATAAGAGCCAAGGTTTGAGCTCTACTCTTGATACATCAACCTTCAGCTTCCTAACGCTCTGAAGACTCGAGTACACTAGTGTCGCTACTCCATCAACATACCTCCTGTTAGGTAGTAAGCTGTAGCACAACTCTCTCGTGAACTTGATGAAGTCATACTCACTCAGCTTAGCTAACACAAGGTTCGCTTTAACATGCTCAAACACTCTGTGAGCACACGCTTTGCTCAACCACGCAGTCCAGTAGATGCTTTTCGCCACATCTCCAGTAGCGTGAAAAGGTAGACTAATCGTTACATAATCCAAATCCATAGGGATATACCCCTTCAAATTTATAAACTCTGAGCGCTTAAAAATCCTTGGTGACCCTGGGTTTCCGAGACCCATGGCAGACCGTGGGGAGGGGGCTCAGGGAAACCGTGATGCCCCGCCCTAGGAAAACCTACAAAAACCTAGAGCGGGAAACGGTGTGGGGTGAATTCATTTAGTGAATTCAGTGCCTAAGAATACCCAGGAGTATTGCTTCACTCAGCTCGGTCCCCACGTTGCGCAGGCTCTTATGCCGTAATACCTCCCTTCTTTAACGGTGTTAAAGCTGTTTAGGGAGTTGGTTTATATGCAACAATCTACTCATATATCTTGGGTGAGAGGATGGTAGGAGCTAGCACTGTTAAGAATGCGGGCAGAAAGCCTAAGATTATTTACGAGGACGAGGAGATACTGGTTATGAGAGCGCCGAGCGACGAGGAGCTTGAAGAAATGATAGTTGCGATCATAGGCAGTAAGGGGAGACCGTTAGCCTGGAAGGAATTAAGGAAGGAATTAAGCGGTTTAGTGGGCGAGGACAGGCTAAGGAAGGCGTTGCTCAAGCTGATAGACCGCGACATAGTCGTTGAGATGATCGACGGCACCTTCGGACTCAAAGATATGGAGACCACCTACATACCTAAGAAGATAAAGAAGAGGGTGAGGCCGCTGGCACCTAGGAAATTCAGAGTCAGATGGGGACCGCTGATAGAGGCTAGGGGAAGCATATCAGCCGCAATACAGTACCTTAAGGAAGCAAGGAGTAAGAAGATCTCAAGCACTGCAACCAACTAACCTCACGTTTTTCTTAAGGTCGGTATATTCCGCATATGAAACTATAATAAAATACGCTGCTAAGCCGAAGCGCAGAATTAATTTTATTATTGAAGCCATAAATATCTAGGGCCCGTGGCCCAGCCAGGATAAGGCGC
This window of the Zestosphaera sp. genome carries:
- a CDS encoding triphosphoribosyl-dephospho-CoA synthase, whose protein sequence is MRRRYNILKQLVDIFSTSILIEALAPSKLSTVSGYKSVKELSLVSFAYTPHLIKEPLEGVVKDALGNRGFRLGPSLRKYILNAINHPLVRTNTAFGYVMLAAPLVYILVKACQTDSRLGLVESLIERYMPSVVEGLKKEPCTDFYTALRKASMSHMGEYFGTIPSATSADRGALRKTSLWKVLRDSMHMDLVSHEIVTGFKRVLKVCRYLRDEVPEGDLLQRVSSVHAEMLKEHVDTLVLKSRCLNTALLVKYLSLARPYLNDGVWETLDAHVRRYGINPGTTSDIVAAGLALYQVTAYIIEDPQR
- a CDS encoding phosphoribosyltransferase family protein, with translation MDTDMRLMAVELLSAYKKILKYRDLENLTGLTAPGLWRYINKRIRPTKERSLELFEVLTNQRVIEEILKDRLVEVDNIISLSMIIDEIPILKILSYVIFKEFHRYDIDAVVTVEVDGIPLGVMAADVLDSKLVIVRRRPEIGVKEYRQVSYIARDPPAVVSLFMPSDALKAGDRVLIVDDLLNSGRTSSALVKLIRMSGATPVGLFSIVAIGERWREQIENEIDKIYIVLKVSR